Within Vannielia litorea, the genomic segment GCCGCAACGCCGCGCAGCGCCGGGGATCGCCAGACCGATGCCGCGCAGGTCGCCGTCACCTCTTTCCGCCCGCCCCGGATCATCGCAGGTACTTTCCCCAGCTGTTGACGATCTCGCCGCCACGATACGGGTCCACAACGTTGTAGAGCCGGTTGCGAACCGAGAGCCGAGCGCCCCCGTCGCGCTGAATGGGGCGAATGACCTGCCCGGTCACGGCACGGGAGGGTTGCCCGGTGATCCAGGACAGAGGGACTTCAACAAAAATTCCCTTGTCGAAGGATCCTTCGCCGAAGTCGTCGAAGGAGACGTCCGTGAAGGTTGCAAAGGCGCCGACCTTTACGCCGTTGTTGAAGCGGCGGTCCAGTGTGAAGGTGGCTCCCCAGTCGCCCGCGAGGTAGCGCCCAAAGTCGATCTGCCCGTGATACCCGCGCCCGAGGTCATAGTAGGCCGAGGCATGCCCGGTCCATATGCTGTAGTCCTGAAAGCCGAAGAGCTGCTTAAAGTCTCGCTGTACAGCGTAGTTGACCTCGGCCCCCAACGCGAGACGGCTGTTGAGAGGATACCAGAGCAACTCCGCCGAGACCCCGCCGAACATCGGCTCGAGATAGCCCGCCGTGAGGCGGCCGAACATGTCCTCGCGTGGCCGGAAGAAATATTCGGCCGTCAGGTGGGTGATCCTCAGATCCGACTCGACGGCATAAAGCACAGCATCCGACCGAACATGTGGCAGAACGCTGAAGGAGCGACGTGTCGCATCGTCGATGGTGCTGTGGAGCGGCTTTCGGATCTGCCCCGAGAGGATAAGGCCGGGCCGCGGCTCCCAGGCGGCATTCGCCTGTACACCCACTTCGTAGCGCAAGGGGTCATCCGGATCGAAGAGGGAAAAGGAGGCGTAGGGCGAGAGCCCCCAGGACAAGTGCGGATAGGTCACCGCCACGCGCGACCTGCTGCCGCCCGCCTGAAATGCGTCGGCGATATCGGCGCGTGCGAGCATGTGCCACTCGCCCTCGAGCGCATGTTCCTGCTCTTCGAGATCGGCCCGTTCCACCCGGATGCGGGTCAGCCGCATGCCCTTTTCGGCCAGCGTGACCTCGAAGACCCGGACCGATGGATCCAGCGTGTTGGCCATCACGCGCGCGGCGCGTCCCGCGGCCTGTGCGGTGGCGCCGAAGCGGAGGTTCTCGATCTCTGCCGAGGCCTCATGTCCGCGCACATCATGCCTCACAAGCCTGAGACCCTGTTCGCCCAAACGCTGATCGAGAGCATGTGCCGCGCGCTGGCCCACTTCATCCGTGCCGCCGAGGTTCCAGCTCTGCCCGGCCACGGTCGACCGCGGCAACAAGGTCGGTGGTGCGCTCTCCTGGCCCGCAGGTACGCGCGGGCGCGCCGGGTCGATCAGGTAGGATAGCCGAAGGCCGACCTCGTTGCCGTAGAGGTAATAGGCCCCAAGATCGACACCGTTGCGAAACCTGTAGGACAGACCAAAATTGTAGGGCGAGGACTGAGGGTCGATCGCCATCTCGCTCTCGCGCGGATAGGTGTCGCTCGAGTATTCGGCCATCAGGGTGAGCCGATCGGTGGCATGCCACTTGAAGCCCCCGAACACCGCCGCATCTCCGCGAAACCAGTGATCGAAGCCGATCTCCCCGGTTCTTGTGCTTCGCTCAGGCCGGGTTTCGAAGGCGTCGTTGATCACACCCAGGGGGTTCTCGAACCCTCCGCGCCCGGCAAAACGGCCCCAGCCGATGCCTGCGGTCAGTTGCAGACGGGGTGTCACATATTTCGAGGCAACGACAAATTCGCCCCCCTGAAGCCCGGTCCCGCCAAAATCGCGCAGGCCCAGAGATATCGCGGGCCACACATCGTCTTCTTCGCGCAGCAGGATGGTGAGGTCGAAGCTGCGGTCGTAGTAATCGGAGTTCGGTCGAAAGAGCGAGCCGAGGTTGGAATAACGGAAGGAGCCCGAGATGCGGGGCGTGATCTGGAAGGTCAGAGAGTTGCGCCAGATCGGGCCGTAGTTGGCAGACGTCAGGGCGAAGGTGCCATCAGGGAGCGGTTCCGCCGTCGGCATGTCCACCAACCCGGGGGTGCCGTAGAACGACAGGTTCTGCGCGGTCGCAGGGCCGGCCATGGCGAGCGCCAGAACCAGCAGGGCGAGACTGCCAAATCTGCGCCGAAACGATGCTGCCCTGCGGTTCATGACCGCGCCCGCAGATGCACCCTGCCCGCCTTGGCACGCTGCTCTTTCGTGGCCGCATCAGGGCCGTGAATAGACATCCTCGTACCTCACGATGTCATCCTCACCCACGTAACGACCTGTCTGCACCTCGATCAGCACCATCGGCACCTTGCCCGGGTTCTCAAGCCGATGCCTCGACCCGAGCGGAACGTAGACAGACTCGTTCTCCGTCACGAGACGCACTTCGTCGTCCACCGTCACACGGGCTGTCCCCTCGACCACGATCCAGTGCTCGGACCGATGTACGTGGCTCTGAAGCGAGAGCGCCGCGCCCGGCTTGACGTGAATGCGCTTCACTTGAAAGCGCTCGCCCACAGCCAGGCTTTCGAACCAGCCCCAGGGCCGGTGATCCTTGGGGAACTGGACGGCCTGGGGAGCCTGTTTCTGCTTCAGTGCGGAGACGGCAAGTTTGACATCCTGCGCACGGGAGGAATCGGCCACGAGGACCGCGTCATTCATCGCCACGGCAATCACGTTCTTCAGGCCGATGCCGACGATCTCGAGACTATCGCTGTCAGACCGCAACAGAGTGTCGTCGCAGTCGATCGCGGTAGCTCCACCGGAGGTAGCAACGCCACGTGCATCACCCTCGGTCTCGCGCCAGACGGCATCCCAGCCACCGAGGTCCGACCACCGGCCCGGATAGGGCACCACAACAAGGTTGGAGGCATGTTCCATCACCGCGTAGTCGACGGAGATATCCTCCGCGCTCGACCAGGGCTCCGCAGCAAGACGGAGGAACCCGAGGTCGGGCCGCGCCTGCTCGACGGCCGCCCTGACCGGCTCGAGAAGCCCGGATGCGTGCTGCGCAAAGGCGTCCAGCATATCCTTGGCCCGGAAGAGAAAGATCCCCGCGTTCCAGAGAAACGTCCCCTGTTCGAGCATCTGCGACGCGGCGGCGACGTCGGGTTTCTCGACGAACCGAACCAGCGGAAATGGCCTTTGCTCGCCCTGCGGAGGCTGCTCCAGCTCCAGGTAGCCATAGGCCGTTTCGGGGTGGGTTGGCGCTATGCCGAACGTCACCAGCTTTCCCTCCTCGGCCGCCGCGAGGCCGGCTGCGACGGCTTCCCGAAAGGCACCGGGCTCCGGGATGAGGTGGTCGGACGGCGCGACCAGCAGGATCGCTTCCGGGTCATCGCGCAACGCGTAAATCGTTGCGGCCAATACGGCCGGGGCCGTGTTGCGGCCCTCCGGCTCGATCAGTATGGCACCTGGGTCCACGCCTTCGGCAGAGAGTTGTTCCGTCGCGATGAAGCGAAAGTCAGAGCCCGTGACCACGATCGGTGCCGCAAAGCCGTCCGCCGCCAACCGACCAGCGGATCTCTGGAACAAGCTCCGTTCGCCGAGGATGCTCGAAAACTGCTTGGGATAGGACTTTCGGGAGAGCGGCCACAGCCGCGTTCCGGAGCCGCCGCACAAGATCACAGGAGTAATGGTCATTCGGTTCGTCCGTGTAAGATGATGCGTAGCCACGATCTGCCACGTAGGGCACGGTTACTGCCCGGTGCTGCGCAAGACCACCCCGGCGGTGCGGGCAATCAACCAAAGGTCGGACCACA encodes:
- a CDS encoding YjbH domain-containing protein: MNRRAASFRRRFGSLALLVLALAMAGPATAQNLSFYGTPGLVDMPTAEPLPDGTFALTSANYGPIWRNSLTFQITPRISGSFRYSNLGSLFRPNSDYYDRSFDLTILLREEDDVWPAISLGLRDFGGTGLQGGEFVVASKYVTPRLQLTAGIGWGRFAGRGGFENPLGVINDAFETRPERSTRTGEIGFDHWFRGDAAVFGGFKWHATDRLTLMAEYSSDTYPRESEMAIDPQSSPYNFGLSYRFRNGVDLGAYYLYGNEVGLRLSYLIDPARPRVPAGQESAPPTLLPRSTVAGQSWNLGGTDEVGQRAAHALDQRLGEQGLRLVRHDVRGHEASAEIENLRFGATAQAAGRAARVMANTLDPSVRVFEVTLAEKGMRLTRIRVERADLEEQEHALEGEWHMLARADIADAFQAGGSRSRVAVTYPHLSWGLSPYASFSLFDPDDPLRYEVGVQANAAWEPRPGLILSGQIRKPLHSTIDDATRRSFSVLPHVRSDAVLYAVESDLRITHLTAEYFFRPREDMFGRLTAGYLEPMFGGVSAELLWYPLNSRLALGAEVNYAVQRDFKQLFGFQDYSIWTGHASAYYDLGRGYHGQIDFGRYLAGDWGATFTLDRRFNNGVKVGAFATFTDVSFDDFGEGSFDKGIFVEVPLSWITGQPSRAVTGQVIRPIQRDGGARLSVRNRLYNVVDPYRGGEIVNSWGKYLR
- a CDS encoding mannose-1-phosphate guanylyltransferase/mannose-6-phosphate isomerase — protein: MTITPVILCGGSGTRLWPLSRKSYPKQFSSILGERSLFQRSAGRLAADGFAAPIVVTGSDFRFIATEQLSAEGVDPGAILIEPEGRNTAPAVLAATIYALRDDPEAILLVAPSDHLIPEPGAFREAVAAGLAAAEEGKLVTFGIAPTHPETAYGYLELEQPPQGEQRPFPLVRFVEKPDVAAASQMLEQGTFLWNAGIFLFRAKDMLDAFAQHASGLLEPVRAAVEQARPDLGFLRLAAEPWSSAEDISVDYAVMEHASNLVVVPYPGRWSDLGGWDAVWRETEGDARGVATSGGATAIDCDDTLLRSDSDSLEIVGIGLKNVIAVAMNDAVLVADSSRAQDVKLAVSALKQKQAPQAVQFPKDHRPWGWFESLAVGERFQVKRIHVKPGAALSLQSHVHRSEHWIVVEGTARVTVDDEVRLVTENESVYVPLGSRHRLENPGKVPMVLIEVQTGRYVGEDDIVRYEDVYSRP